DNA sequence from the Leguminivora glycinivorella isolate SPB_JAAS2020 chromosome 13, LegGlyc_1.1, whole genome shotgun sequence genome:
AGTCTAAATTATATACACAAAATAGCAAAACAAAAGTTATTTTTCCATTAACAACTTGAGTCAGTCAAATACTAATGATAGCAGTGTGCGTTTTTACAAGATACCTTTGATAGTATAAACTTAGATAAACTTACTGTTCCATTCAAAATCAAAGTTCCTGTTAAGATCTACGCCGTTGCTCATGTCATCTTCAGAACCGATAGCCGCACAGGAAGTGGAATTAACCTTGCTACGATTCTTTCTCCACATTCTTATCTAAAAATGTAACAAACGGTAATAgataatacaaaaacaatacatataaacttaagttttggaaaaaaacaaTGAATCAAAGCTACTTACATCTGTAAAGGTATAAGAGTATCCATCAGGATTCACAACAGGGAAGATATGCCattcaaattcattagccaTCGCTACAACTTCTGGATCGTCGCTCGCCAAAAATTCTTTGATTATCCAAGTAACAGTTGCTGGTGAAATCCACTCTCTAGCGTGAATCCCACCCACGAACATACCAATTTTCTTATCTGTTCTCTCTGGGTGGTAATCAATGATGACTCCTTTTATCTGTCTGCCTTCTACGCTTTGACCTGGCATGACTACTGTTCTTACTACATCCGGGAAAGCTTCTGCTAATTCGTCTAGCCAGGAATAGATTGTGTCCAATGTGTGATATCTTTCCCATGTGAATGAGAACAATGTGTCGGCGTTTCGTTGGTACCGTTTTCTGGTTCGACGACTTGCAGATGGTAGGCGTAATAGGTTAGAAGGCCATTGCTGCCTCTTGATCCTGTACTGGTACTGGGTCTACCACCACTGCCACCGCTGGGTCTGCCACCGCCGGGTCTACCACCACCACTTCCTTTACGTCTGGAGACAGGAATTATCTGGTCGTCGATGGCTCTGTAATTGTCAATAAAccatatttgtattatttataaatacccACCTAGTGTCTTTCAGCTCATATTAGTCAATATGGTCTCAAGTTAGTTTAACAGCAAACAGCAGTTTACATCGCCTCTGATagttttaattagttttctGAATACTCGACACATATGTTCGTTTTCTGTCTTTGTCTCATTCATCTGTATATCTCAATTATGTTTTTTAGATTGTTTATTACCTATACCTAACCGTTCGTTTATTACAAGCACCATAGACCACTGTGATACATTGCGATAAAAGAATGGGCAAAATATAGCTACTTGTATTTAATGAAAACACAAACATACATACCTTTGCACATCATCAATCACTAGCGTCGCTTCAATATTATCTCTTTCTATAATTTCAATGAACTCCGCTTCATGAGCTGGCGAAACCATAATCTTCACATTTTGATTAACATCAATGTTATCATCCCAAAACTCGGTTACACCACTTATTTTCAATTTGATCAGACCTTCCACTTCATCAGCTGTTTTAGGAACTGCTTTATAAACTTTGTAACCTTCATAGCTTTTAGGCTCAGCATATGATGTTGcaacaaataataaaacaaagaaCAGTACTTTAAACTCCATGTTTGTAATGGAGAGTGAGCGGCATTGCGACATGTTTGGGCATATCGGGCTATCAGCGTCTgggaattattttattttatcaaagcaAGATAGGTAATCATATCTATTTAATCATCAGATTTGATACATTTTTGGTTGTATCCGCATTTTTTGATAAGTTTAAACTAATTGGACATTTTTGAATGTTTTTCGATGCTAGTAATTAAATTCGTAAATGCGTAGCTAGGCACcttttttaatgaaaatctATGACGAGTAGCGAAAAATAGGGGAGGCCGACTCGACTAccgggtattttttttatgtttgatcCAGATGATACGGCAAATTTGTTTAACGCCTAAGGCACATAATATTCCCCCACTTTCTCAACCGATTCCTTAGCAATCTTATTTGAAGTTTTAGTAGGTAGATGTTTCTTTCCAACATACATAATAGTTTTCTAATAGCATATTGCACTGAatcaacaaattttttttttattgtgactttTTTAAGGTCATGAAACTCACTAAAAAagacgtgttttttttaattcattacaTAACATACCTACCTTAAACTTATATTTTGCTCATGTTCATAGGGAGTTATATAACTCAGCCACTAACTGTAAGAACCATCTGACACACATACCAAAAACGGCCCCGAAGGCAGTCAGGCTCTGATATATAGGCACATTGTAGCCTGGCCAACTTTCAACTTTCGATAGCCGTATTCACTTCGCCATAAAACTACGCCTATCTCAAGGACAGCTTTATGGTACATAGCGGTCATATATCGCTTGAATTATCAGtatctttaattataaaaatagaaatacatactAAGTACATCCGATAACTCAAACGTTTGTCACAGCGGTAATAATTCAAAAGAAACTATTACATGGACGCGGAATATGTACACGCTGTCGAACAAGGCCCAAGCGATGCAGCGTTATCGGTTCATGTATGGAGGGCCTTGTTCCATTGAATTAAGAAATGTATTAGCTTAGTAAAGGTTTGTGCATAATGTTGCGATAGCCGAGGACGCGTACGGTTGATGTAGCCTTCTTCCTGGACTGTTCTTCGTACAACTGTGTTCTTGTAAGGCACTGTTTATATTGAATAAATTAGTTTTGTTTTCAgtagttataatataaaatttaaggTTTATATGCACAATGTACTTAATAGTTATAGGTAAGCTATAAATTCAGAGAATGAAGTCTCTTATTCCTATTGTATGACAATACTCTTTTAAATAATGCCTCTTTCTaacaaataaattttaatttacaaaattcACACAATAATACATAGTTGCATATCGTACGAATTACCTGAAAAAAATACGTGTTACCGTTTTGTTTGCCGCGTGTGCAAACTATGTAACAGATTATATTTTGAACATTAGTATACAATTCTGATCAAAATATTGAACCAAGAAACAATACAAAGCCGTAGAACAAGCCAACTTTGCACAAATACTTAACTGTCCGAATGCAATGCATACATCATCATcgtcttccttgcgttatcccggcattacggctcataggagcctggggtccgctttgacaactaatcccatgatttggcgtaggcactagttttacgaaagcgactgccatctgaccttccaacccgaagggtaactattaggcattattggaattagtccggtttcctcacgatgttttccttcaccgacaaGCGACTGGGAAAtatcatttattacattatCAATGCATTTGCATTAAATGTTATTACATAATCTCTAGAATCtccatacttacatacatacacgtGGCAGACCAAGAACAAAGGGGCTTCTCGCTTGTTTTTGCCCAAAaagtgcaagttgtggaatgagataccttctgaggtgtttcccttgcgctatgacaagGGGCTCTTCAAGATGGATTCTCAAAGATCGGCAACGCATAAGGTGG
Encoded proteins:
- the LOC125232846 gene encoding zinc carboxypeptidase-like encodes the protein MSQCRSLSITNMEFKVLFFVLLFVATSYAEPKSYEGYKVYKAVPKTADEVEGLIKLKISGVTEFWDDNIDVNQNVKIMVSPAHEAEFIEIIERDNIEATLVIDDVQRAIDDQIIPVSNQRNADTLFSFTWERYHTLDTIYSWLDELAEAFPDVVRTVVMPGQSVEGRQIKGVIIDYHPERTDKKIGMFVGGIHAREWISPATVTWIIKEFLASDDPEVVAMANEFEWHIFPVVNPDGYSYTFTDIRMWRKNRSKVNSTSCAAIGSEDDMSNGVDLNRNFDFEWNTAGTSDNPCSNVFPGPSPASEPETRAIQQYVTNLRQQGEIIYYVAFHSYSQLIVVPYSHLSSFWVLSIPGFANMFEIAVRAADALAARSGTTYRVGLSADIMYLMSGTSFDWVKNTGVPVAYLIELRDLGDYGFLLPAEQIIPNNLEIMDAILEMDRATRDLNIYTRVSSAGTVVTSMLLVAFGVVIAIIY